The nucleotide sequence TGCATGTGAAGTCACGTGTGACAGCCGAAGAGTGTCGTAAAGGACTACTCAGAGACGCAATCAGCGAATCGGCTGGTATTCCATTTGATGCGATTTCGATGCCAAGCAGGAGTGCGGTGAGAACGAAGAATATCAAAATAATCTGACCTTTCCTTGCTTTCAATGTTTTCACCCTTTTGTTGGCACGCAGCCATGGCGAGCTTAGAAGTTCGCCTGTCTTGTTAGCTATTACCACTACGCTTGGAGGAACTGCAGGTTCATTTTGTATCAATCGATTGGCTTAGTCGGCGGTGGGATTATCTAGTGAGACGGAAGAAGATCGACGGTGAATCGACTGACACGGCACCCGTTGTCCGCTCTCTGCTTCTTCGCGCGAGGTGTTTCCTTCTTTGGCGTACCTTGGGAGAGATACGCTGGAAAGATGGCCACACGACTCTACTTGGGAGGGAAGACACCGTCGTTAGGCTTTCGTGCCTCAATGATGCGTTCGTCGTAGGTTAGCGCCACCGACTCGCCGGGGTGGAGCACGAGGAAATCGTCGTCATTCCAGCGCCCTTCCAGCATGTGGATGACAAGGCGCGGGTCTCCCTTGAGCGTGTCGCAATTCCAGCCGAGCCACTTCGCGCATTCGCGCGTGTACTCGACGTACGCGTCTTGTTTGGCGAAACCCAAATCCACGTACGCGGCATTGGAATAGTGCGTGAACCATTGCTGCTCCATCCGCATCAGGAAATCGGCGTTCTCTTCGCCGTAGGTATCCACATATTGTTTGAGCAACGAGTTATACCGGTCGATGCCCGGCATTGTCGTGTCGTCTATCCAGCCCGGGCTGTACCAATATGTGCCGGGGTGGGCGTCGAAATACTCCCGGTAACGCTCTTTCGAGCCAAGCAGGAAGGTGATGCAATCGTGTCCGCGTAGAAACACCAACGGAGTGTGCCGCGCCGTCAGGCCGACAATGCCGTTGCTGCACAGGGCGTAGCCTATTAGCACTGCATCGAACTTGTTGTCAGTCGCGTCGATGGCCGCCTGCAACCGATCGCGAAGGATATCGGGTGTGTTGTGCAGACCCTGTTCCAAGAATTCGAACTCGATGGTATTCGGTCCCTGCGACGCAAAATGGCAGAACTCGCGCCAAAGGACGTGACAAGCAATCAATTTGTAACGAGCCATGGGTTCTCCGTTTCTAGCGCGAAGTATAGTGGCTGTACACCTCCCGCGTCGAGCATCCTGCCCGCTCCTGTCTCTTTGAGGAACTGGAATTCGCATTACGCTCTCTCTAAAGTGAGGGTAGCTCTGACTGGAAGCACGGCTAGAAGGAGAAAGCTATGAAGTCGAAGATTCTTGTTCCATTGTTCCTGACTCTTCTGGGGGTTTTGCTCAGCGTGGCATTCGC is from Candidatus Hydrogenedentota bacterium and encodes:
- a CDS encoding DUF1638 domain-containing protein, which gives rise to MARYKLIACHVLWREFCHFASQGPNTIEFEFLEQGLHNTPDILRDRLQAAIDATDNKFDAVLIGYALCSNGIVGLTARHTPLVFLRGHDCITFLLGSKERYREYFDAHPGTYWYSPGWIDDTTMPGIDRYNSLLKQYVDTYGEENADFLMRMEQQWFTHYSNAAYVDLGFAKQDAYVEYTRECAKWLGWNCDTLKGDPRLVIHMLEGRWNDDDFLVLHPGESVALTYDERIIEARKPNDGVFPPK